One Verrucomicrobiaceae bacterium genomic window carries:
- a CDS encoding DUF4062 domain-containing protein, translated as MTAPTSASHKPGQITAMISSTAIDLPLHRKAVKDACIDAGVFPIGMESLPAQDQTGVKVSLDMVDKADLYIGIYAWRYGWVPAGGDKSITEMELDHAVKRKSEDKLKELLIFIAADDHAFTAKDIEADAEAQKKLKAFKNRACDGRVRKTFASVEELRRLVSEALLHHIERVPAVLPRTAIPHNLPRLQPFFGREKELAHIRQALDPENRTWGALIDGPGGMGKTSLAVRAALECTPEQFERIVFVSIKQRELDDDGVRDLSLGRIDGVLEMLNEIARELGHADITKSAENERARLVLEALRPTRTLLVLDNLESLARGDRDHIFTFVKRLPQGCKAILTSRGRIGSGSEELILEKLDEQAALDTLADLARHNPDLAKTSEAERMVLYRETGGKPLLLRWTAGQIGRGHCRTFTDAIDFLRSCPPGNDPLEFIFGDLVQDFTPEETQALCALSHFTLPAKVEHIALLIDDKEKRFSSAGNQRLETAVPWLTRALKSLINRSLVVPDAEEQHYTLVPLVADFLRVAKPELIGEAGQRLEDRAFALALENGWDNHERFPLIDAAWPALAAALPRFLSGPNDRLQELCNAFQHVLHFQGRWDEWQALVQSAEARALATQDHGKAGWRAYDSGFVYYQRGQAAEVLACAERAARHWTQAQAGAREQAIAIRLRGIGHELTEDYHAAITAYREAMALHRSAQPENEGIAICLNDIAEAERRSGELEAAEADYLEALRIAQTVGHREGVAMYIGNLALLALNRRDWTQAEALARQALPLAEQLGRLDLIGAHSHHLALALLRQGRAAEGLPLADRAVEIFEKLADRELAEAQQLLRESREAV; from the coding sequence ATGACCGCTCCCACTTCCGCATCTCACAAGCCCGGCCAAATCACCGCCATGATTAGCAGCACGGCCATTGATTTGCCGTTGCATCGCAAAGCTGTGAAGGACGCCTGCATCGACGCGGGGGTGTTTCCCATCGGCATGGAGTCGCTGCCCGCGCAGGATCAGACGGGCGTGAAAGTCTCGCTCGACATGGTGGATAAAGCAGACCTTTACATCGGCATCTACGCGTGGCGCTACGGCTGGGTGCCAGCAGGCGGAGATAAATCGATCACCGAGATGGAGCTCGACCACGCGGTGAAGCGCAAAAGCGAGGACAAACTAAAGGAACTGCTCATCTTCATCGCCGCCGACGATCACGCCTTCACGGCAAAAGACATCGAGGCCGACGCGGAGGCACAAAAGAAGCTCAAGGCCTTCAAAAACCGAGCCTGCGACGGCCGAGTGCGCAAAACCTTCGCGTCTGTCGAGGAATTGCGCCGTTTGGTGAGCGAGGCGCTGCTTCATCACATCGAGCGCGTGCCCGCCGTACTTCCACGCACTGCGATCCCTCACAATCTGCCGCGCCTCCAGCCGTTTTTTGGTCGCGAAAAAGAGCTGGCTCACATCCGTCAGGCCTTGGATCCGGAGAATCGTACGTGGGGGGCGCTCATCGACGGGCCTGGAGGCATGGGGAAGACTTCGCTGGCGGTGCGTGCGGCGCTTGAATGCACGCCGGAGCAGTTTGAGCGCATCGTCTTTGTCTCCATCAAGCAGCGTGAGCTGGATGATGACGGTGTGCGCGATCTCTCGCTCGGGCGCATCGACGGCGTGCTGGAGATGCTCAATGAGATCGCCCGCGAGCTAGGGCATGCGGACATCACGAAGTCCGCCGAAAACGAGCGTGCGCGGCTCGTGCTGGAGGCGCTGCGGCCCACGCGCACGCTGTTGGTGCTCGATAATCTCGAATCCCTGGCGCGGGGCGACCGCGATCACATCTTCACCTTCGTGAAGCGACTGCCGCAGGGCTGCAAGGCCATCCTCACCAGCCGCGGACGCATCGGCTCCGGCTCTGAGGAGCTGATTCTCGAAAAACTTGATGAACAGGCCGCTTTGGACACCCTGGCCGACCTCGCGCGGCACAACCCAGATCTCGCCAAGACCAGCGAGGCGGAGCGGATGGTGCTTTACCGCGAAACGGGCGGCAAACCGCTGCTGCTGCGCTGGACCGCCGGGCAAATCGGCCGCGGCCACTGCCGCACTTTCACGGACGCCATCGACTTCTTGCGCTCCTGCCCGCCGGGTAATGATCCGCTGGAGTTCATCTTTGGCGATCTGGTGCAGGACTTCACCCCCGAGGAGACGCAGGCCCTCTGTGCCCTGAGCCACTTCACACTTCCGGCGAAGGTGGAGCACATCGCCCTGCTCATCGATGACAAGGAGAAGCGCTTTTCAAGCGCCGGGAATCAGCGGTTGGAAACCGCCGTTCCTTGGCTCACCCGCGCCCTCAAGAGCCTCATCAACCGTTCCCTAGTAGTGCCGGACGCGGAGGAGCAGCACTACACCCTCGTGCCGCTGGTGGCGGACTTCCTGCGCGTGGCCAAACCGGAGCTGATCGGCGAGGCCGGCCAGCGCCTGGAGGACCGCGCCTTCGCCCTGGCCCTGGAAAACGGCTGGGACAATCACGAGCGCTTCCCGCTCATCGATGCCGCCTGGCCTGCCCTGGCTGCCGCCCTGCCGCGTTTCCTCAGCGGGCCGAATGACCGGCTGCAAGAGTTGTGTAATGCCTTTCAACATGTGCTCCACTTTCAAGGCCGCTGGGATGAGTGGCAAGCCCTCGTGCAGTCGGCAGAGGCACGTGCACTGGCCACCCAAGACCACGGGAAGGCGGGCTGGCGCGCCTACGACAGTGGCTTCGTGTATTACCAACGCGGGCAGGCCGCCGAAGTGCTGGCCTGCGCAGAGCGCGCGGCCCGCCACTGGACCCAGGCCCAGGCCGGGGCACGCGAGCAGGCAATCGCCATTCGCCTGCGTGGTATCGGGCATGAATTGACTGAGGACTACCATGCTGCTATTACCGCCTACCGGGAGGCTATGGCGCTGCATCGGAGCGCACAGCCGGAAAACGAGGGCATAGCCATCTGCCTGAACGACATCGCGGAGGCCGAGCGCCGGTCCGGAGAGCTGGAGGCTGCGGAGGCGGACTACCTGGAGGCCCTGCGCATCGCCCAGACCGTCGGCCACCGCGAAGGCGTGGCCATGTACATAGGGAATCTGGCCTTGCTGGCTCTGAACCGGCGGGACTGGACGCAGGCGGAGGCGCTGGCGCGGCAGGCCTTACCCTTGGCGGAGCAGTTGGGCCGACTGGACTTGATCGGTGCACATTCTCACCACCTCGCCCTGGCCCTACTGCGACAGGGACGGGCGGCGGAGGGCCTGCCGCTGGCCGATCGCGCGGTGGAGATATTTGAGAAGCTCGCTGACCGCGAGTTAGCGGAGGCGCAGCAGTTGCTGCGGGAGAGCCGGGAGGCGGTGTAG